One stretch of Tepidibacter hydrothermalis DNA includes these proteins:
- a CDS encoding GntP family permease, whose protein sequence is MSVLGIIISLLLLMFIAFKGYSVILFAPVCALVGVLLTGGGALLPTYTEVFMKGGMGFAAKYFPIFLLGAVFGKLIEETGIAKAIACFICTKLGTRGSILSVVLSCGILAYGGVSAFVVVFAVYPIGAGIFKEADIPKRLLPGALALGTLTFAMTALPGTPQIHNIIPTSYFHTDGYAASELGLIVALGMFGFGMLWLETRRKKAAKAGEGYGEGHINEPELKEDEKEIKPLFAFIPLFTVLISYFVLTKYVFTKSMYDNLPKEEMATLVAKYGEGFTSSAPIWSLIMAITLGIIMVIIIGYKNIGSGNKLKTALSAGVSGSLLAIMNTSSEVGYGTVIKSLAGFEYIKNGLMSIDFGTPLVSEAVSVNILAAITGSASGGMSIALASMGNRYYEWALQTGLNPEYLHKVASLASGGLDSLPQNGAVITLLAICGLTHKDSYKDICMVSVIIPFACTFVAIFAGTALNLF, encoded by the coding sequence ATGTCGGTTTTAGGAATTATAATTTCTTTGTTACTATTAATGTTCATTGCATTTAAAGGATATTCTGTAATATTATTTGCACCTGTTTGTGCTTTAGTTGGAGTTTTACTTACTGGAGGAGGGGCATTACTTCCAACTTATACAGAGGTATTTATGAAAGGTGGTATGGGATTTGCAGCAAAGTATTTCCCAATATTTTTATTAGGTGCAGTATTTGGAAAGTTAATAGAAGAAACTGGAATAGCAAAAGCTATTGCATGTTTTATATGTACGAAATTAGGTACTAGAGGATCTATTTTATCAGTTGTACTATCTTGCGGGATTCTTGCTTATGGTGGAGTAAGTGCATTTGTGGTTGTATTTGCAGTATATCCGATCGGTGCTGGGATATTTAAAGAAGCAGATATACCGAAAAGATTGCTTCCTGGTGCACTTGCATTAGGAACTCTAACATTTGCTATGACGGCATTACCTGGAACGCCTCAGATACACAATATTATTCCTACTTCTTATTTTCATACAGATGGATATGCTGCATCTGAATTAGGATTAATTGTTGCATTAGGAATGTTTGGATTTGGGATGTTATGGTTGGAAACTAGAAGAAAAAAAGCTGCAAAAGCTGGTGAAGGATATGGAGAAGGACATATAAATGAGCCTGAACTAAAGGAAGATGAAAAAGAAATTAAACCATTATTTGCATTCATTCCTTTATTTACAGTATTAATAAGTTACTTTGTATTAACAAAATATGTTTTCACAAAAAGTATGTATGATAATTTGCCAAAGGAAGAAATGGCAACTTTAGTTGCAAAATATGGAGAAGGTTTTACATCTTCAGCACCAATATGGTCATTAATTATGGCTATTACACTAGGAATAATAATGGTAATAATTATTGGATATAAGAATATAGGAAGTGGCAATAAATTAAAAACTGCATTGTCGGCTGGGGTATCAGGATCTTTACTTGCTATTATGAACACATCTTCAGAAGTTGGTTATGGAACAGTTATTAAAAGCTTAGCAGGTTTTGAATATATCAAAAATGGTCTTATGTCTATTGATTTTGGAACTCCACTTGTATCGGAAGCTGTAAGTGTAAATATTCTTGCTGCAATAACAGGTTCTGCATCTGGAGGAATGAGTATTGCTCTTGCTTCTATGGGAAACAGATATTATGAATGGGCTTTACAAACTGGATTAAATCCAGAATATCTTCATAAAGTTGCATCACTTGCTTCAGGAGGGCTTGATTCATTACCACAAAATGGTGCAGTTATAACTCTATTAGCAATATGTGGACTTACACATAAAGACTCATATAAAGATATTTGTATGGTTTCAGTAATTATTCCATTTGCTTGTACTTTTGTAGCAATATTTGCAGGAACAGCATTAAATCTATTTTAA
- a CDS encoding acyl CoA:acetate/3-ketoacid CoA transferase, producing MAKFISSREAIDLIKEGNTVGVGGFVGFSIPEELLTSLEDKYVNEGCPKNLTVFNCAGIGDKNGRGMDHFAHEGLVKKLYCGHVGLAPKLGELAAQNKFPAYMVPQGVACHLVKAIASGSPGLLTHVGLKTFADPRLEGCKANKAAEKEDIVELMNIDDKDYLFYKSFPIDVCFIKATTADEKGNLSLEKEAVRADQLSIATATKNSGGIVIAQVEKVCRYDSLKAADVAVHSHLVDYVVLGSHEHNVQSFATKEYIPEWSGEIRGPSGKLKPVEICPKKIIGKRGAFDLKKGGLINLGIGVPEYVAMSADEENISNEITLTIESGVMGGVPASGLGIGATYNPDAIHVQEQIFDLYDGGGIDVAYLGAAEIDKDGNVNVSKFGGKVVGPGGFINISQNAKKVVFCGTFKAGGLKTEIANGKITILQEGRSVKFKDTVEQITFSADYAKESGQEILYITERAVFKLTDNGPTLIEIAPGIDLQKDILDQMEFKPCISDDLKEMDLRIFIDEKMNIEI from the coding sequence ATGGCAAAATTTATTTCATCTAGAGAGGCAATTGATTTAATTAAAGAAGGAAATACAGTAGGTGTTGGTGGTTTTGTAGGATTTAGTATTCCTGAAGAGTTGCTTACTAGTTTAGAAGATAAATATGTAAATGAAGGATGTCCTAAAAACCTGACAGTTTTTAATTGTGCAGGTATTGGAGATAAAAATGGTAGAGGTATGGATCATTTTGCACATGAAGGATTGGTAAAAAAATTGTATTGTGGTCACGTTGGTTTAGCTCCAAAACTAGGGGAGTTAGCTGCTCAAAATAAATTTCCAGCTTATATGGTACCACAGGGAGTTGCATGCCACTTAGTAAAGGCTATAGCAAGTGGATCTCCAGGTTTATTGACTCATGTTGGATTAAAAACTTTTGCAGATCCAAGACTAGAGGGATGTAAAGCAAATAAGGCAGCCGAAAAAGAAGATATTGTAGAACTTATGAATATAGATGATAAAGATTATTTATTCTATAAGTCATTTCCAATAGATGTATGTTTTATTAAAGCCACTACTGCTGATGAAAAAGGCAATCTCTCTCTTGAAAAAGAAGCGGTTCGTGCTGATCAACTGAGCATTGCTACTGCTACTAAAAATTCAGGTGGAATAGTTATTGCTCAAGTTGAAAAAGTATGTAGATATGATTCACTAAAAGCTGCTGATGTAGCTGTTCATAGTCATTTAGTTGATTATGTTGTACTTGGTTCACATGAACATAATGTACAATCATTTGCAACAAAAGAATATATACCAGAATGGTCTGGAGAAATAAGAGGACCTTCTGGGAAATTAAAACCAGTTGAAATATGCCCTAAGAAAATTATTGGTAAAAGAGGAGCCTTTGATCTTAAGAAAGGTGGATTAATTAATTTAGGTATAGGTGTGCCAGAATATGTTGCAATGTCAGCAGATGAAGAAAATATTTCAAATGAGATTACTCTTACTATAGAGTCAGGAGTTATGGGAGGAGTACCAGCAAGTGGTTTAGGAATAGGAGCTACATATAATCCAGATGCTATTCATGTTCAAGAGCAAATTTTTGATTTGTATGATGGAGGTGGAATAGACGTTGCTTATTTAGGAGCTGCTGAAATAGATAAGGATGGAAATGTTAATGTAAGCAAATTTGGGGGAAAAGTTGTAGGACCAGGTGGATTCATTAATATATCTCAAAATGCAAAGAAAGTAGTATTTTGTGGAACATTTAAAGCTGGTGGACTAAAGACTGAAATAGCAAATGGTAAAATTACTATTTTACAAGAAGGTAGGAGTGTTAAGTTCAAAGACACTGTAGAACAAATAACTTTTAGTGCTGATTATGCAAAGGAATCTGGTCAAGAGATTTTATATATAACAGAGAGAGCAGTTTTTAAATTAACAGATAATGGACCAACTCTTATAGAAATTGCACCTGGTATTGATTTGCAAAAAGATATTTTAGATCAAATGGAATTTAAACCATGTATTTCAGATGATTTAAAAGAAATGGATTTACGAATATTTATAGATGAAAAAATGAATATTGAAATTTAG
- a CDS encoding acyl-CoA dehydrogenase has product MNFDFTNEQKMVREAIRKFVENEIAPIAADIDARHEFPMENIKKLGQYGFFAIPFSTEYGGAGGDEISKAIVLEEIGKKCGATSGISSVHYLPTMLVDKYGTKDQKEKYLNKLITAEYIGAFALTEPSAGSDASNVQTTAVLDGDEYVLNGTKCFISNGGVADFYIVLAMTDKSKGIKGISAFIIEKDTPGFSIGKIEDKLGICASATAELIFENCKIPKENLLGKEGRGFILSMVGLDSGRIGMASQALGLAEGAMEETVKYLKEREQFGKPLIKMQGLQWYLAEMETKIEAARGLVYKAAYLKQTGKPYTKEAAIAKLFASEVAMFVTHKAVQMHGGYGFMKEYPVERMMRDAKITEIYEGTSEIMKIVIANQITR; this is encoded by the coding sequence ATGAATTTTGATTTTACTAATGAACAAAAAATGGTGAGAGAAGCTATAAGAAAATTTGTTGAGAATGAAATTGCACCAATAGCTGCAGATATTGATGCTCGTCATGAATTCCCAATGGAAAATATAAAAAAGCTAGGACAATATGGATTCTTTGCTATACCGTTTTCTACTGAATACGGTGGTGCTGGAGGAGATGAAATATCTAAAGCTATTGTTCTAGAAGAAATAGGGAAAAAATGTGGAGCTACTTCAGGAATCAGTTCTGTTCATTATCTACCTACAATGTTAGTTGATAAATATGGTACTAAAGATCAAAAAGAAAAATATTTAAACAAATTAATTACTGCTGAATATATAGGCGCATTTGCACTTACAGAGCCAAGTGCTGGTTCAGACGCATCAAATGTTCAAACTACAGCAGTTTTAGATGGAGATGAATATGTTCTTAATGGAACTAAATGTTTCATTTCAAATGGAGGGGTTGCAGATTTTTATATAGTTCTTGCAATGACTGATAAATCAAAAGGAATAAAGGGAATATCTGCATTCATTATTGAAAAGGATACTCCAGGATTCAGTATTGGAAAGATTGAAGATAAATTAGGAATATGTGCATCTGCAACAGCAGAGTTAATATTTGAAAATTGTAAAATTCCTAAGGAAAATTTATTAGGTAAAGAGGGCAGAGGATTTATTCTTTCTATGGTAGGTCTTGATAGTGGAAGAATAGGAATGGCGTCACAAGCATTAGGTTTAGCTGAAGGAGCTATGGAAGAGACTGTGAAGTACTTGAAAGAAAGAGAACAATTTGGAAAACCTCTTATAAAAATGCAAGGTCTACAGTGGTATTTAGCAGAAATGGAAACTAAGATAGAAGCTGCTAGAGGATTAGTATATAAGGCTGCATATTTAAAACAAACTGGAAAACCTTATACAAAAGAAGCTGCTATAGCTAAGTTGTTTGCATCTGAAGTAGCTATGTTTGTAACTCATAAAGCTGTACAAATGCATGGTGGCTATGGATTCATGAAAGAGTATCCAGTTGAAAGAATGATGAGAGATGCAAAGATTACTGAAATTTATGAAGGAACTTCAGAAATTATGAAGATTGTTATTGCAAACCAAATTACTAGATAA
- a CDS encoding electron transfer flavoprotein subunit beta/FixA family protein: protein MKIVVCVKQVPDTNEVRINHETGTLIRDGVPSIINPDDKNALEEALRIKDKLDDVNVTVLTMGPPQAKESLNEALAMGADEAILLTDRAFAGSDTWATATILAAAVEKIGDYDIVFCGRQAIDGDTAQVGPEMAEFLDLPQITYVQDLEIKQEDKKVVAKRAIEDGQYIIESSMPVVLTAIKELNEPRYMSTWGIFQNVKNNPVKVMTLDDLEIDITQIGLKGSPTNVYKTFVPTNKFEGEILQGDTNREKAVQFMLKMKEKHII from the coding sequence ATGAAAATAGTTGTTTGTGTAAAACAAGTTCCAGATACAAATGAAGTACGAATTAACCATGAAACAGGAACTTTAATTAGAGATGGTGTTCCAAGCATAATCAATCCAGATGATAAAAATGCTTTAGAAGAAGCTTTAAGAATAAAAGATAAATTAGATGATGTAAATGTAACGGTTCTTACAATGGGACCTCCTCAAGCAAAAGAATCTTTAAATGAAGCTTTAGCTATGGGAGCAGATGAAGCTATTCTTTTAACAGATAGAGCTTTTGCAGGTTCTGATACATGGGCTACAGCAACTATTCTTGCAGCAGCTGTTGAGAAAATAGGAGATTATGACATTGTTTTCTGTGGAAGACAAGCTATAGATGGAGATACAGCACAAGTTGGTCCCGAGATGGCTGAGTTCTTAGATCTTCCTCAAATCACATATGTACAAGACTTGGAAATTAAACAAGAAGATAAAAAAGTAGTTGCCAAAAGAGCAATAGAAGATGGTCAATACATAATAGAATCTTCAATGCCAGTGGTATTAACAGCTATTAAAGAATTAAATGAGCCAAGATATATGTCTACTTGGGGAATATTCCAAAATGTTAAGAACAACCCTGTGAAAGTAATGACTCTTGATGATCTTGAAATTGATATAACACAAATTGGTTTAAAAGGTTCTCCTACTAATGTGTATAAAACTTTTGTTCCTACAAATAAATTTGAAGGAGAAATACTACAAGGCGATACAAACAGAGAAAAAGCAGTACAATTTATGTTGAAAATGAAGGAAAAACACATTATATAG
- a CDS encoding electron transfer flavoprotein subunit alpha/FixB family protein, translating into MARTKVNQPINLDEYKDIWVIIEQREGKVLDIGLELLGEGKKLAEKVGNKLVAVLLGHNNGDSAKELIKYGADKVISLDHKLLKVYTTDAYTKVISDIIFDKKPESVLIGATTIGRDLGPRLAGRVGTGLIADCTKLEIDETDGKVLQTRPAFGGNLMATIICPKNRPQMATVRPGVMEKADYDESKTGTIEEIYVKLEDKDIRAKVVDVIKSAKNHVSLTDAEIIVAGGRGVAGKEGFELIEKLAEKLGGEVGASRAAVDSGWIGHDHQIGQTGTTVRPRLYIACGISGAIQHLTGVKDSDIIVAINKNPEAPIFKVAHYGIVANLFDVIPEIINELDNDENIECALV; encoded by the coding sequence ATGGCTAGAACAAAGGTAAATCAACCAATTAATTTAGATGAATATAAAGATATATGGGTAATCATAGAACAAAGAGAAGGTAAGGTATTAGATATAGGTCTTGAACTATTAGGAGAAGGTAAAAAGTTAGCTGAGAAAGTAGGTAACAAACTAGTAGCTGTACTGTTAGGACACAATAATGGAGATAGTGCTAAAGAGTTAATAAAATATGGAGCAGATAAGGTTATTAGCTTAGATCATAAACTATTAAAAGTATATACAACAGATGCATATACAAAAGTAATTAGTGATATTATCTTTGACAAAAAGCCAGAATCAGTACTAATTGGAGCAACAACTATAGGACGAGATTTGGGACCTAGATTAGCAGGAAGAGTAGGAACTGGACTTATAGCAGATTGTACAAAATTAGAAATTGATGAGACTGATGGAAAAGTACTTCAAACAAGACCTGCTTTTGGTGGTAACTTAATGGCAACTATTATTTGTCCTAAGAACAGACCACAAATGGCAACAGTAAGACCGGGTGTTATGGAAAAGGCTGATTATGATGAATCAAAAACAGGAACTATAGAAGAGATATATGTTAAATTAGAGGATAAAGATATTAGAGCAAAAGTAGTTGATGTTATAAAGTCTGCAAAAAATCATGTAAGTTTGACAGATGCAGAAATTATTGTAGCTGGTGGTAGAGGAGTAGCTGGAAAAGAAGGATTTGAGTTGATTGAAAAACTTGCTGAAAAACTTGGCGGAGAAGTAGGAGCATCAAGAGCAGCTGTAGATAGTGGATGGATTGGTCATGATCATCAAATAGGTCAAACAGGAACAACTGTAAGACCAAGACTTTATATAGCTTGTGGTATTTCAGGAGCTATTCAACATCTAACAGGTGTGAAAGACTCAGATATTATAGTAGCTATAAATAAAAATCCTGAAGCACCTATATTTAAAGTTGCTCACTATGGAATAGTAGCTAATTTATTCGATGTAATTCCAGAAATTATAAATGAACTTGATAATGATGAAAACATTGAGTGCGCATTAGTATAA
- a CDS encoding MaoC family dehydratase, which yields MVIEKSDFGKFQVGYKDSFTREVTQSTVDSFVDVSGDVNPIHVNEEYAKTTRFKKRIAHGVISASFISSLVGLKMPGIGAIYVSQTLKFRAPVFIGDTLTVTGEVVERDEERKRIKIQTDVTNQDGVLVTTGHAVMMHE from the coding sequence ATGGTAATAGAAAAAAGTGATTTTGGGAAATTTCAAGTAGGATATAAAGATTCTTTTACAAGAGAGGTTACACAATCTACAGTTGATAGTTTTGTAGATGTTAGTGGAGATGTGAACCCTATTCATGTTAATGAAGAGTATGCAAAGACTACTAGATTTAAAAAACGTATTGCACATGGTGTGATTAGTGCAAGTTTTATATCTTCTCTTGTAGGATTAAAAATGCCAGGAATAGGGGCTATATATGTATCACAGACATTAAAATTTAGAGCACCAGTATTCATAGGAGATACACTTACTGTTACGGGAGAAGTAGTAGAAAGAGATGAAGAAAGAAAAAGAATAAAGATTCAAACTGATGTTACAAACCAAGATGGAGTTCTTGTAACAACAGGACATGCAGTAATGATGCATGAGTAA
- a CDS encoding HD domain-containing protein: protein MVNKELKKYIEENILPIYHHLDDAHNIHHARDVIKKSMKLSSFFDNIDENLVYAIAAYHDVGLASGDRKKHHIESEIFVRKDNNLKRFFSDEDIDIIAIGCREHRTSSKDTPSSIYSCIVSDADGTDPIDIMIERAYNYADKNYNSEILKNNNEIYEDIYAHLLNKYGKNGYCKYHLKESYKLFNKKEIEDILDDKELFGSIYDEVIR from the coding sequence ATGGTAAATAAAGAACTTAAAAAATATATTGAAGAAAATATTTTGCCTATATATCATCATCTTGATGATGCTCATAATATCCATCATGCAAGAGATGTTATAAAAAAATCTATGAAGCTCTCAAGCTTTTTTGATAATATAGATGAAAATTTAGTATACGCTATTGCAGCCTACCATGATGTTGGACTAGCTTCAGGAGATAGAAAAAAACATCATATAGAATCGGAGATATTTGTAAGAAAAGATAATAATCTTAAAAGATTTTTTAGTGACGAAGATATAGATATAATTGCTATAGGTTGTAGGGAACACAGAACATCTTCCAAAGACACTCCTTCTTCAATATATAGTTGTATAGTGAGTGATGCAGATGGAACAGACCCCATTGATATAATGATAGAAAGAGCATATAATTATGCTGATAAAAACTATAACTCTGAAATATTGAAGAATAATAATGAGATATATGAAGATATATATGCTCATTTACTTAATAAATATGGAAAGAACGGCTATTGTAAATATCATCTAAAAGAATCATATAAATTATTTAATAAAAAAGAGATTGAAGATATATTAGATGATAAAGAATTATTTGGAAGTATATACGATGAAGTAATAAGGTAA
- a CDS encoding EAL and HDOD domain-containing protein has translation MDIYIARQPIFDNKYNVIAYELLYRDGDGNFFNGNVSDNVATSILLVNSYFNFGINNLVGESKVFINFDSHLIKSDIAELLNKDKVVIEILETVEPDKKLLRKIKRLNELGYTLAIDDYTTDYKYNEITKSCDIVKVDFMENTKGGIESLVKQLKKSGKLILAEKVETKEEFEWAKSIGFDYYQGFYFSRPSLQKGKALSESALQYVRVMNELNTPEPSFRILSDIIGLDLSLTYKLLKLVNSNGRLLNEITSIQQAIAILGVNELTRWLSLAMVQDMCKQETSEAVKCAMIRSNLLKEIAIHSDLKEYVEELSLLGTLSIVDTVLETNMDEALKPIPISKEMKKTLLGQQTIYSDAMALCFAYERGVFDDIRKSASNINYNIKLLSSHYLASVKWADKMFEELKNDFY, from the coding sequence ATGGATATATACATTGCAAGGCAACCAATTTTTGATAATAAATACAATGTAATTGCATATGAGCTATTATATAGAGATGGTGACGGAAATTTTTTCAATGGCAATGTTTCGGATAATGTTGCAACCTCTATATTACTTGTAAATAGTTATTTTAATTTTGGTATTAATAATTTAGTAGGAGAATCTAAAGTTTTTATTAATTTTGATAGTCATCTAATAAAATCAGATATAGCAGAACTATTAAATAAAGATAAAGTAGTAATAGAAATCCTAGAAACTGTAGAACCCGATAAGAAATTATTAAGAAAAATAAAAAGACTTAATGAATTAGGATATACATTAGCAATTGACGACTATACAACAGATTATAAATATAATGAAATTACTAAATCATGTGATATTGTTAAAGTTGATTTTATGGAGAACACTAAAGGAGGAATAGAATCACTTGTAAAACAATTGAAAAAATCAGGGAAATTAATACTTGCTGAAAAAGTAGAAACTAAAGAAGAATTTGAATGGGCAAAATCTATTGGATTTGATTATTATCAAGGATTTTATTTTTCAAGACCTTCACTTCAAAAAGGAAAAGCATTATCAGAAAGCGCTCTTCAATATGTAAGGGTTATGAATGAGCTAAATACACCAGAACCAAGCTTTAGAATATTATCAGATATAATAGGACTTGATCTATCTTTAACTTATAAACTTTTAAAGTTAGTAAATTCAAATGGTAGACTGTTAAATGAAATAACATCAATACAACAGGCTATAGCAATACTTGGTGTGAATGAACTTACAAGATGGTTATCTTTAGCCATGGTTCAGGATATGTGCAAACAAGAAACTAGCGAGGCTGTAAAGTGTGCTATGATAAGATCGAATCTTTTAAAAGAAATTGCAATACATTCTGATCTTAAAGAGTATGTAGAAGAATTATCTTTATTAGGAACACTTTCAATAGTAGATACTGTACTTGAAACAAATATGGATGAAGCATTAAAACCTATACCAATTTCTAAAGAGATGAAAAAAACACTTTTAGGTCAGCAAACAATATATAGTGATGCTATGGCGCTGTGCTTTGCTTATGAACGAGGTGTATTTGATGATATACGTAAGTCAGCCTCTAATATAAATTATAATATTAAACTTCTTTCTAGTCACTATCTTGCTTCTGTTAAATGGGCAGACAAGATGTTTGAAGAATTAAAAAATGATTTTTATTAG